CGCGCCCTCGATCAGGGATTGCATGCCGCCCTCCACTTCGGCGACGGTTTCCAGTGGAACGTTGACGCGGATCTTGCGGCTCTCGGCTGTTTCGGCATCGCGCACTGCAAGCGTCAGCCGGATACGATCCCGCGAGGGCTGATCCTCCCGCTCGAGCACATAGCCCTGCACCTGCTCGATCGCAGGTCTGTCGATAGGCTTCGCGCCTACAACTTCTGATCGTAGCCAAACGGTCGCGATACCTGCCGCAAGAGCGAGTCCGCACGCTATCGTTGCGCTTCGCAGATGGCCTCGGCGCTCGTCCCCTCTCCATGCCGCAACTGCGGCGATCGACAGCAGCAAGGAGGCGCCGATAGCGGCACTCCACTGCCATGGTGACTTGAGCCCGAACCAGGCGAGAATTCCAGCACCGAAGAAAACCGCCAGCCAGGGCGCACGGTCGAAGCCGGAGGACGCCAGAAAATCCTCGACCCGGTCGCCAAGACCACGCGCAACTCTGGACAACGCCGCGCCCCTTTGCCAAGGGCGCTGCACTGCAGCATCATCGGCGAGCGGTGTCTCGACGCCGCCATCGCCCAAGGGCACTAACGGCGCATCGCGCATGGCGCTCCCCCCGAGAACCTCGGGCCATTTTGAAGAGGAATTTGAAAGACATGGCAAGCGAAACCGACAAAGGCAGTGGCGAGGTAGTCACCCGCTTTGCGCCTTCGCCCACCGGCTTCCTCCATATTGGCGGCGCACGCACCGCCTTGTTCAACTGGCTCTATGCCCGCCACCACGGCGGCAAGGCGCTTTTGCGCATCGAGGATACAGACAAGAAGCGTTCCACCCAGGAAGCGATCGACGCAATCCTTGATGGCCTTGACTGGCTTGGACTCGATTACGATCAAGAACCGGTGTTCCAGTCGCGACGCGCTGATCGTCATGCCGAGGTAGCCCGCAAGCTGCTTGAGGCGGGTCACGCGTACAAGTGCTTTGCCACGCCCGAAGAGCTCGAAGCCATGCGGGCCGAGCAACGCGCCAACAAGCAGCCCATGCGCTATGACGGCCGCTGGCGCGACCGCGATCCTTCCGAAGCTCCCGAAGGAGCACCCTACACAGTCCGGATCAAGACGCCCCAAGAGGGCGAGGCGACGATCCATGACGACGTGCAGGGCGCGGTTTCGGTCAAGAACGAGGAAATCGACGACTACATCATCCTACGCGCGGATGGCTCGCCTACTTACATGCTGGCTGTCGTGGTCGACGATCACGATATGGGCGTGACGCATGTAATCCGCGGCGACGATCACCTTAACAATGCGTTCCGCCAGCTTCCGATCTACCGCGCGATGGACGAGATAGAGGGCGATTGGCCGGCGCCAGTCTATGCCCACGTTCCGCTGATCCACGGTTCCGATGGAGCAAAGATGTCGAAGCGGCATGGCTCACTGGGCGTTGAAGCCTATCGTGATGAGCACGGCATCCTTCCCGAAGCGTTGTTCAACTACCTGCTTCGGCTGGGTTGGGGCCACGGTGACCGCGAAGAGATCAGCCGCGAGGAAGCGATCGAGTTGTTCGACCTGTCGGGCGTCGGCAAAAGCCCCTCCCGCTTCGACATGAAAAAGCTCGAAAACCTCAACGGCCACTACATCCGCGAGGCCGACGATGCGCGGCTCGCAGACCTTGTGGCTCCGCATATCGAAGGCGACGTCGACAAAGCGCTTCTGGTAAAGGCGATGCCAGTGCTAAAAACGCGCGCAAAGAACATTCACGAAATCGCTGAAGGCGCGGGTTTTTTATTCGCCAAGCGACCACTCTCGATGACCGAAAAAGCTGCCAAGCTGCTCGACGATGAAGGTCGGGCGCGCCTGTCCTCCATTTCGGAGGCGTTGAAGCGCGAAAAAAACTGGACAATCGAGGCTCTCGAAGCCACTACGAAATCGCTCGCAGAGGAACTGGGATTGGGCCTCGGCAAGCTGGCGCAGCCGATGCGCGCTGCACTCACCGGGACGACGACCTCGCCCGGGATTTTCGACGTTCTGGTCCTTCTGGGACGGGAAGAAGCCCTCGCCCGGCTCGACGCACAGGCTGCGTGAGCGGGATAGACGGGCAGGAATAAAGCAGGAGACAGATCTTGTCAGATCAAAACGCCAAACTCGAACTGGGCGGCGAAACCTACGAATTTCCCGTGCTCCAGGGCAGCACCGGGCCGGATGTCGTCGATATCCGCAAGCTCTACGGCCAGACCGGCGCGTTCACCTTCGATCCCGGATACAAGTCGACCGCGAGCTGTGAAAGTGCGCTCACTTATATCGACGGAAATGAGGGCGTGCTCCTGCATCGCGGCTACCCGATCGGCCAGCTGGCCGAGCATTCAAGTTTCATGGAAGTAAGCTACTTGCTTTTGAACGGCGAACTCCCGACCAAGGATGAGCTCGACGATTTCACTTACACGATCACGCGGCATACCATGCTGCATGACCAGATGCGTCAGTTCTATCAGGGTTTCCGCCGTGATGCGCACCCGATGGCGATCATGTGCGGCGTCGTAGGTGCGCTCTCGGCGTTTTATCACGACAGCACCGACATCTCGGACCCCGAACACCGCAAGATCAGCTCGCACCGCCTGATTGCCAAAATGCCGACCATCGCGGCGAATGCGTATAAATATTCGATCGGCCAGCCCATGATGCAGCCGGACAATTCGCTGAGCTACACCGGCAATTTCTTGCGCATGACCTTTGGCGTCCCGGCCGAGGAATACGAGGTAATTCCCGCTGTCGAAAGGGCGATGGATCGGATTTTCATCCTCCATGCCGACCACGAACAGAATGCCTCGACATCGACCGTGCGTCTCGCCGGTTCTTCGGGTGCAAACCCGTTTGCGTGTATCTCGGCAGGTATTGCGTGTCTGTGGGGCCCCGCGCATGGCGGCGCGAACGAAGCGGCACTCAACATGCTCCGCGAGATCGGCACCCCTGACAAGATCCCGCACTATATCGAGCGCGCGAAGGACAAGAACGATCCGTTCCGCCTGATGGGCTTTGGACACCGCGTATACAAGAACTACGATCCACGTGCGACGGTCATGCAGAAGACCGTGCGCGAAGTATTCGAGGCACTCAACGTCAAAGACCCTGTGTTCGAGACCGCGCTTCAGCTTGAGGAAATCGCTCTCAATGACGATTACTTCAAAGAGAAGAAGCTTTTCCCGAACGTCGATTTCTACTCGGGCATCATCCTCTCCGCGATCGGCTTCCCGACGACGATGTTCACGGCGCTCTTCGCCCTCGCCCGTACCGTGGGCTGGGTTGCGCAATGGAACGAGATGATTTCCGATCCAGGCCAGGTCATCGGCCGTCCGCGCCAGCTCTACACCGGTCCGACGCAGCGCGACTACGTGCCGCTCAGCGACCGCTAAGACAGTTCGCAACTAATGGGGCGGTCCGCGATCCGGCTTGCACTGCAGGCCATCGGGGCCGCCCTTGTCGTATCCGGCATCCTGTGGGCGCTGCAGGGCCTTGGTATCGTCTTGTGGCCCGCGAACAGCTTCATGCTCGCCCAAAGCGAATGGGCGCTTTACGGCGCTATCACGGCGGCTATCGGTTCGGTGCTGGTCCTGATCGCAATCCGAATGGGGCGCGAGGATTAGCGCCTACTCGAAAGCGGGTAGTGACAGCGTGAAGCGCGCCCCAAGCGCCTTTGTCCCATCGGCGGGCGATTCCAGCGTCAGGTCACCATCCATCGCCAGCGCTAGCTTACGCGAAATGTAGAGGCCCAATCCTGAACCGGTATCGTTGCCATCGTCGCCGTCGCGCCCAAGGCGCTCGAACTTGTCGAATATCTTCGCCGCCTGTTCCTCGCTGACCCCCGGCCCTTCATCGGTGACAGAAATCTGGACCATGCCCGAACCACTCTTGCCAGTGGCTATGGTCACGGCGCTTCCTTCGGGCGAATAGGCGATTGCGTTGCCGATCAGGTTGATAAGGATTTGCAGTACTCGGCGGAATTCTGCCGATGCAAGCGCATGTCCCCCTTCGTCGGGAATATCGAGTTTGATCGAGCGATCCTGAGCGCGCACGCCCAGTATGCCCGCTGCCCGGCGGGCTACATCTACGAGATCGACTTTATCCTTCGCAGTCGAGAAGCCGGGTGCCTCTACAACTTCCAGATCTGCAAGATCATCGAGCATTCCGGCAAGGTGTTGACCGGCGGCAGCGATATTGCCGGCATAATCGCTGTACTCCGTGCGCAAAGGCCCTGCTAGCTTTGCACGGATCGTCTCGGCATTGGCGATGACCCGCGCGATCGGTTGGCGAAGGACCGGCGTCAGCGCACTGCCAATCAGGCGTGAATGATCTGCGGTGGAATCAGCCTCGGTCTCGCTCATCTCGAGCGGGCTGTCGGCAACCAGGAGCATCTCGAAACCACGCGGCTCGCCGGTGTCCCCACCCAGCGGCAACAGGCGAACGCGCCAGATACGCTCCGATCCGGGAATCTCGCACTCTACTCCGTCCAGCAAGCGCCAATGCAGCGGTTGGCGGTGAGCGACCCCGCGCAAGGAAACATAGTCCGACCAGGGCTTGCCCGGCTCATCCCTTACCAGAGCCTGCAATTCACCGGTGTCGCCGCCCTCCCCGATCAACAACTGGACGCGCTGCGATGCGTCGAGGCGCGCTGTGACCTCTGCTGCGGCGCGGTCGATCGCGTCGAGCCTCTCCGCCATTTCGCGCGTCGAAGTTGGTTTTGCCGGTATCCGCTGCCAGTTTTCGATCACAACTTCACAGCCGCCGCCCTCTGCTTCATCGAGCGGCCGAATACGGGCAAACCCAGATACAGTTTCCAAACCATCGAAGGCACTGAACTCGCGAGCTATGCGCAGGCCCATTTCGCGCGCTTGCTGAACGAGGTTAAGCAATTCGGGCACAGCTAGAGTCCCTGGGATCATACCGCCGCAACTCTCTTGGAGGTCGGCCAGCGGACCATCGACAGTCAGCAACCGATCCTGCTCATCGGTCAAACCCCGCGCTGCAAGGAGAGTTTCGCGCTCCGCCATCAACGCTCGGCTCCTTGCGGATTGGCATTGCTCAGCAGTTCCGCTGCGCGATTTCTATCGATCGAACCGATACCTGTTGGGAGCCGCTCGGCTGGATCGAGCAGCAGGAATTGCCGTTCGATGGCCTCCGGCTCAAGCCCCGCGGCTCGCAAGCTTAGAGCGAGGCGGGCTGCCTGACGTTCATGGCAAGCAAGAATAGCGAGCTCACGTGGCTGCCTGCTCAGAGCCGACAGTGCGCTGACGAAAAGCGCAAGTCCTGCATGTTCGAGATCCAGTGCGGCAATCGCACCGCCTCGCATGGCCGAGACAAGCCGGGCGAGAAGACCCACGCGGCTTGAACCCTCGTCGTAGGACAATTTCAGCGCCTTCACCGCCGGAGCTATCGCGGGGTCTGCGCGATTCTGCGTCTCCCACCTTTTGAGCACCGCATGGAACAGCTCGGCTGGCAGCTCGGAAAGCGGCAGGTCCATGCGCCGCTGCGACTGGATGAACCGAGACTGTGCCGCAAGAGCATTCATCGCCAGTTCTCCCGTCGCAGCATCTTCGGAGGCAATAAGCTCCTGCATGAGCGGACTGAGGACCGGGTCAAGCGAAGCGCGCTGTTCGAGCCGCTCGGTTAGCAGCGCTTCCATCGCGAGAGCATAGCAATAGCTCAGCACGATACTGTCGCCGGCCAAGCTGTCACAAAGCTGGTCAATCTCGCGCCCCTCGGGCGACTGATCGCCCTTCCCCGCCAGGAGCTGGCCGGCAAGCGCTTCAAGCATGCCACGAAGTCGTGCGACAATCGCGTCGCTGACCATCGCCTGGCCGGAACTTGCGAGCAAATGGGTCAGGACCGGGGGAACGCCGCGCAGGGCCTTGTCCCCGCGTGCGAGCTCGTCCTTGAGGATGTGCTCAACATCGCGAATTTTGCCACCACTGGTTCCCGGGCCATGCCCGTGTGTCGCAAAGTCGCTCATTTCTACGCCTTTTCAGGACCTTACTTATCTTTACTCAATGGCTTGCGCGCCTGATCGAGCATTATTTGTGCAAGTGCGACAAGGCCAAATACCGCCACAGCTTCGCTCAGCACGCCATAGACCGCACTAACCGAGAATATCGCAAGGTGGACCGCACGGTCGTTCCAAAATGGGGCGATGGCCGCCGGCGCTCCGCGCGAGGCTGCCCTCGACAGTCCGATTGCGAACAGCGCAACTGACAAGGTTGAAAGCGAATAATCGCGCAGTGCGAATATGATCGCGATCAACGCAAGAATGTCGATCACATCACTGAGAAGACGCGCATATTTGCCCGATTGCTTCTGTCGCAAGACCGCACCCGAAAGATCGCTCCAAGCCCGGGACATCGCTCCTGCAAATGCCGCGAGGCTCAACAATGCCAGGCCGATTGCTGGATATTCTTGATACGCCAGCAAAGCGCCTGTTGCGCCTAACGCCACAGCAACGGCAGAACTCGTAATTGGCCCATTGGCAATGCCGAAGGGGGCAAGCAGTCGTACAAGTGCCGTTGCGCCCGCCTGGCCAGGGCTTACCAATGACAAGCCGGGCGATGCCCGCGCGACCAAATCCTGCTCATGTCTTTCGGTCACCGCCGCATCCGTTGCGAGCAAGAGCCTTTCGCTCTGGCCTTCTCCAAAAGGAAACGGATCGATTTCAGTCCCCGTCTGAAGCGCAAGGCGCAAGAGAAGTGATACCGGATCGCCATCGGGCGGAAAATCCGCCAGCTTCTGAGCAGAGGCGGCGCGCATTGCCAGAATTCCCGCCCAACTGCGCGCAGCATCGATGCGCTCGAAATCCTCGGGGAATTTTTCCGGCAGCTCGTGGTCGGCAGGCAGAGTAAAAACAGCCCGGCGAAGCTTGCTCTCATCCATCGCGATGCTGGCGACGTAATCCGCTTCAGCCAGCAGGCCATCGGCAATGACGAGCAATGAGTCTTCGGCCCGCAACAACGCAATGAGCTGAAGCGAGCTCCTGATCGCGTGAAACTCGAAACCCTCCGCCTCGACATTGCGTTGCAGATCGAGGATCTCGTCGGTTGTCTGGTCGCACAGGCAGATAAATCGCTTGCACTTCAGCTGCTTGGCTATGTCCGCTTGCCAAGCGAGCACAGTCCGCCCCGCCACGGTCAATGCGGCGCGATATTCGCCTGTGGCCGTGCGTTTGCGAGCCGACAGCAATGCCGTTTGCACCGAAAAAACCCTCGTGAAGACCTTCTCCCAGCTACGCGCGTTTCCATGAGCGCTTCAAGCGCCGCAAACGGGATTTGCAGGGTTTTAGGACGGGCAACGCGCAAAACGCGCGAAATTTACGCCGAAAAGCGGCTCAGAACCGTTTCGATATCGCGAATGGCCGTGGGCTCGCCCGGAGCGGACAAAAGAGCATTCTCTGCGGCTACCAGCAGTTCCTCTGCATGGAAACTGGCGGCAAGGCCCTTGAGCCGCATGGCCGCGACATTCCAGTTACCGTCGCAGCGCGAACGCTTGAGCAGGTCGAGCTGCCTTCTGGCGCTTTCGACGAAGGCTCCGCGCAGCTCGTGCATCAGCGCAGGGTCGTCTCCTGCCGCCGCCGCCAAGGTCGCATCAAGGGCTCCGTTTTCATATGCCATGTGGTTTGCGTATCACAGGCAAGGTTAAAGCAGGGTTTATCCTATTTCCCGCTGTGGTATTCTCCTGTCATGGCAGAGAAAAATCATATCGTTCGTGCGATCAATTCGAAGGCGGGCGAAACCGCCGAAGACGCAGGCGCACAGGCAGATGACAGCGCGCTCACCCTGACCGAAGAGGTCGTGGAGCCGGATCAGTCCGATTGGGAAGCGGAAGACTATTTCGACGAGCCCGAGCGCCAACGTGGCTGGCTGGCGCCAGCCATGGCGATCGCTGCGGTGGTTGGCTGGACTGCCTTCTATTTCTGGGCAATCCAGGGGGAAATGGTTTCAGCAGAGAGCTCGTTCTCCGCTCAATTGACCCGCTGGATAGTCGACTGGTCGGTCCCGGTTTTGCTGATCGGGGTTGGCTGGCTGATCGCAATGCGCAATTCCCGCGCCGAAGCACGCCGCTTTGCCGATACCGCGTCCATGCTGAGCGCAGAGAGTGCACAGCTCGAACACCGGCTCAACGTCGTCAATCGCGAGCTCAGTCTCGCTCGCGAATTCCTCGCCGCACAATCTCTCGAGCTGGAATCGCTCGGCCGCGTCGCCAGCGAAAAGATTTCGACCCATGCGTCCGAGTTACAATCGCTGATCCGCGACAATGGCGCACAAGTCGATCGTATCGGCAGCGCCAGTGAAACGGCGCTCAGCAACATGACCCAGTTGCGCGACGATTTGCCTGTTGTCGCCAATTCCGCGCGCGATGTGTCGAACCAGGTAGCCAATGCAGGGCGCACGGCGCACGAACAGCTCGAAAAACTCGTATCGGGATTCGAGCGCCTGAACGAGTTCGGCACCGCGAGCGAGAACCAGGTGGAGGCGCTTGGCAGGAATGTTGGCGATATTCTCGCTGGATTCGAAGCGCAGCTGAGCCAGATTGAGCACCTCGTGACCGGGCGTTTCGTCGAACTCCAGGAAAGGGCAGGCGGCTATCGCAGCGAAATCACGAGTGCAGAGGAAGCCAGTCTGTCCGCCATGAACGACCGCATCACAATGTTGCAAGCAGAGACCAAGGCGGTTTCGGCCAAGCTTCGCGATGCCGAGATCGAGGCGATGGAACAGCTCAAGACGACCAAGGAGAGGTTTGCCGAAGATATCGCAAACACTGTCGCATCGCTTGACCAGCTCGACAAACAGGCCCTTGCCGCGGCAAGCAAGCGTATCGAGGCTCTCAACCTCGAAGCGAGCCGGTTCGACCAGCGACTGGGGCTGCGCGATGCCCGTTTCCTCGAGGAAATGGAGCGCCGTCAGGACGAGTTTGAAACGCGTGAGGCTCAGGCCAGCGAAATCTTCGCGCAGCGGCTCGCCGACCTTGACGAGGCCATTGCTGAGCGCCGCGAGGCGCAGAATGCCGAAACTGAAAAGCTCGTAGCGCACGGCAAGGAAATGACCGCACAGCTCGATGAGCTTGGCGCCTTGATCGAGCGTATCGGCGAACAGGGCGATGCGGCACGCGCCAACCTCACCGAAGGGCTTGGCGCGCTCGACGAACAACTCGCCGAGAAGCGCGCCGCGCTGGCGGAAACAGAACAACAGCTCGGCAGCCTTACGGAGGCGGGCATTCGCCTGCTCGAAATCATCCAGTCCGGTCGTCAACACAGCCGCGAAGACCTTTCCGAAGCCATTCGCACCGCCGGCAAGGAACTGGAGACGGTCGAGCAGCGCGCCGAGGCTCTCAGTGGCATCATGCTGAACGCAAGCCAGCGCGGGACCGATCTGAGCGAATACCTGGTCAAGACGCAGGAGACGATCAGCGAAACGGACGCATCAATCGAGGAGCTCAAATCCAAGCTTGCCGAGCATTCGGACGAAACACTCGCCAAGCTTCAGGGCCTGCGCAGCGGTTTTGCCAAGCTGGCCGAGGAAGGTCACAGCCATGCCGATGAGGCCCGGCAAGCCCTTACCCAAGCGCTCGAAGCCCTCGAAGCGTCTACCAAAACCGCATTCGAAACTCTTGACCAGGGTGCTCGCGAGAAGGTCAATGCGCTTGCACATGAACTCAGCAAGGATGCCGTCGAAGCTCTCGAACGTGCGCTCAAGGAAAAGAGCGCGGAATCTGTCGAGAAACTGGAGCAGGCAGCAACCCACGCCTCGGGTGTCGGTCGAGAGGCAACCATCCATCTGCGTGACCAGCTCGCAAAGGTGAACGAGCTCGCAGGCAATCTTGAGCAGCGTGTCGCGCGCGCACGCGAATTGGCCGAAGAGCAAGTCAACAATGACTTCTCGCGCCGCATGTCGCTTATTACAGATAGCCTTAATTCAAACGCCATCGACATAGCCGGAGCACTATCGCAAGACGTCTCCGACACCGCTTGGGATGCCTATCTCAAGGGTGACCGCGGGATTTTCACCCGGCGGGCAGTCAGGTTGATCGACAGCGGCGATGCGCGTGAGATCTCGGATCTCTACCAGCGGGACGATGCCTTCCGGGCAAATGTGAGCCGTTACATCCACGATTTCGAAAAGATGCTGCGTTCGATGCTTTCGACGCGGGACGGCAACGCGCTAGGCGTGACCGTGCTCGGGTCTGACATGGGTAAGCTCTACGTCATTCTGGCGCAGGCCATCGAACGTTTTCGCAACTAGAATTGGCGTCGACTAGTCCTTTGAGCCCAACTTGCTCGGCGGTTCGGGCAGGAAATCGAGGGCCTCGATCCCGATCCAGCCATATTCGAAATTGAGCACGTAAAGGCTGGTCAAGATTGCCGATATTACGGTCGCTCGGATAACGATCTTACGCGGGCGGAAATTAACCGGCGCGCTTTCGGCCTGCCCGGGAATGGTTTCTTCACCTGCCTCTTCGGCTGTTTTTACCCCGAAAGGCAGCATCAGAAACGCCGTTATGACCCAAAACAGGAAATAGATCGCGAGTATCGAGGTCCAGGCCATCAGCGCTGTTCCTCGCGCACCAGGCCCGGCATCAGCACGCGAACCTGGGGGCTTTTACCCGACCAGCGGCGTGCCGCACGACGGGCCGCGAGACGGGCAGCTTCGTGAACGGCAGCAGGGTCTTTCGCGTCTCTGCCTCTTAACTTCCCGATGGCCTTGAGGATATCTTCCTCCGTCTCTCGGAGAAAATCCGGCATATCTTCATCGAGCGGCAAACCGATTGCTTCGATCAACGGGCGCTCTCCGCGCGCTAGCACGACCAACATTACGCCTTCATGCGCGATCCTGCGACGCATTGTCACGGCCTCGCCATCGGCTGGAGCGATGATATCGCCATCGAGGACGAGCCGCCCTGCCCTGACCTGTGCCAGCACACCCGGTGCACCGGGAGCAAGGCGCACGATATCACCGTTGGACTGGACGATGTTGTGTTCGATACCCGCCGCGCGTCCCACTCGCGCCTGCTCGAGCATGTGGCGCATTTCGCCATGGACGGGTACGAGCACTTCCGGGCGCAGCCAGTCGTAGAGCGCCTCGAGCTCCGGGCGTCCCGGATGGCCCGAGACGTGGATCATACTCTGTCTGTCGGTGATCATGGTGATACCACGCGCGGCGAGCTGGTTCTGTACCTTTCCGATCGCGATTTCATTTCCCGGGATCTGGCGCGACGAAAACAGGACAACGTCGCCGCGCGTCAGTTCGATCGGATGGTTTTCTTCGGCAATCCGGGAGAGCGCTGCGCGCGGTTCGCCTTGGCCGCCGGTCGCAAGGATCAGAACCTCGCCCCGAGGGAGACGCATAGCGGTGTCGAAGTCGATCGGATCGGGAAAATTCTCAAGGTAGCCATTGTCTTGTGCAACCTCGATAATACGATCGAGTGAGCGTCCGGCGACGCAGATCTGTCGCCCAGTTTCGCGCGCGACCTCTCCCAGCGTCTGGAGGCGGGCGACATTGCTGGCAAACGTCGTCACCAGCACGCGTTTGCCCTCGTGCCGCGCAACCTCTTCCATCAGGCCCTGATGCACCGCCCCTTCCGAACCGGAGGGGTTGGGGTTGAAGACATTGGTGCTGTCGCAAACCAGTGCAAGCACGCCCTCGTCGCCCAGCGCACGCAGCTCTTCTTCGGT
The Erythrobacter sp. THAF29 DNA segment above includes these coding regions:
- the gltX gene encoding glutamate--tRNA ligase — encoded protein: MASETDKGSGEVVTRFAPSPTGFLHIGGARTALFNWLYARHHGGKALLRIEDTDKKRSTQEAIDAILDGLDWLGLDYDQEPVFQSRRADRHAEVARKLLEAGHAYKCFATPEELEAMRAEQRANKQPMRYDGRWRDRDPSEAPEGAPYTVRIKTPQEGEATIHDDVQGAVSVKNEEIDDYIILRADGSPTYMLAVVVDDHDMGVTHVIRGDDHLNNAFRQLPIYRAMDEIEGDWPAPVYAHVPLIHGSDGAKMSKRHGSLGVEAYRDEHGILPEALFNYLLRLGWGHGDREEISREEAIELFDLSGVGKSPSRFDMKKLENLNGHYIREADDARLADLVAPHIEGDVDKALLVKAMPVLKTRAKNIHEIAEGAGFLFAKRPLSMTEKAAKLLDDEGRARLSSISEALKREKNWTIEALEATTKSLAEELGLGLGKLAQPMRAALTGTTTSPGIFDVLVLLGREEALARLDAQAA
- a CDS encoding citrate synthase, with the translated sequence MSDQNAKLELGGETYEFPVLQGSTGPDVVDIRKLYGQTGAFTFDPGYKSTASCESALTYIDGNEGVLLHRGYPIGQLAEHSSFMEVSYLLLNGELPTKDELDDFTYTITRHTMLHDQMRQFYQGFRRDAHPMAIMCGVVGALSAFYHDSTDISDPEHRKISSHRLIAKMPTIAANAYKYSIGQPMMQPDNSLSYTGNFLRMTFGVPAEEYEVIPAVERAMDRIFILHADHEQNASTSTVRLAGSSGANPFACISAGIACLWGPAHGGANEAALNMLREIGTPDKIPHYIERAKDKNDPFRLMGFGHRVYKNYDPRATVMQKTVREVFEALNVKDPVFETALQLEEIALNDDYFKEKKLFPNVDFYSGIILSAIGFPTTMFTALFALARTVGWVAQWNEMISDPGQVIGRPRQLYTGPTQRDYVPLSDR
- a CDS encoding HAMP domain-containing sensor histidine kinase, which produces MAERETLLAARGLTDEQDRLLTVDGPLADLQESCGGMIPGTLAVPELLNLVQQAREMGLRIAREFSAFDGLETVSGFARIRPLDEAEGGGCEVVIENWQRIPAKPTSTREMAERLDAIDRAAAEVTARLDASQRVQLLIGEGGDTGELQALVRDEPGKPWSDYVSLRGVAHRQPLHWRLLDGVECEIPGSERIWRVRLLPLGGDTGEPRGFEMLLVADSPLEMSETEADSTADHSRLIGSALTPVLRQPIARVIANAETIRAKLAGPLRTEYSDYAGNIAAAGQHLAGMLDDLADLEVVEAPGFSTAKDKVDLVDVARRAAGILGVRAQDRSIKLDIPDEGGHALASAEFRRVLQILINLIGNAIAYSPEGSAVTIATGKSGSGMVQISVTDEGPGVSEEQAAKIFDKFERLGRDGDDGNDTGSGLGLYISRKLALAMDGDLTLESPADGTKALGARFTLSLPAFE
- a CDS encoding Hpt domain-containing protein, whose product is MAYENGALDATLAAAAGDDPALMHELRGAFVESARRQLDLLKRSRCDGNWNVAAMRLKGLAASFHAEELLVAAENALLSAPGEPTAIRDIETVLSRFSA
- a CDS encoding ATPase, with amino-acid sequence MAEKNHIVRAINSKAGETAEDAGAQADDSALTLTEEVVEPDQSDWEAEDYFDEPERQRGWLAPAMAIAAVVGWTAFYFWAIQGEMVSAESSFSAQLTRWIVDWSVPVLLIGVGWLIAMRNSRAEARRFADTASMLSAESAQLEHRLNVVNRELSLAREFLAAQSLELESLGRVASEKISTHASELQSLIRDNGAQVDRIGSASETALSNMTQLRDDLPVVANSARDVSNQVANAGRTAHEQLEKLVSGFERLNEFGTASENQVEALGRNVGDILAGFEAQLSQIEHLVTGRFVELQERAGGYRSEITSAEEASLSAMNDRITMLQAETKAVSAKLRDAEIEAMEQLKTTKERFAEDIANTVASLDQLDKQALAAASKRIEALNLEASRFDQRLGLRDARFLEEMERRQDEFETREAQASEIFAQRLADLDEAIAERREAQNAETEKLVAHGKEMTAQLDELGALIERIGEQGDAARANLTEGLGALDEQLAEKRAALAETEQQLGSLTEAGIRLLEIIQSGRQHSREDLSEAIRTAGKELETVEQRAEALSGIMLNASQRGTDLSEYLVKTQETISETDASIEELKSKLAEHSDETLAKLQGLRSGFAKLAEEGHSHADEARQALTQALEALEASTKTAFETLDQGAREKVNALAHELSKDAVEALERALKEKSAESVEKLEQAATHASGVGREATIHLRDQLAKVNELAGNLEQRVARARELAEEQVNNDFSRRMSLITDSLNSNAIDIAGALSQDVSDTAWDAYLKGDRGIFTRRAVRLIDSGDAREISDLYQRDDAFRANVSRYIHDFEKMLRSMLSTRDGNALGVTVLGSDMGKLYVILAQAIERFRN
- a CDS encoding DUF1467 family protein, which produces MAWTSILAIYFLFWVITAFLMLPFGVKTAEEAGEETIPGQAESAPVNFRPRKIVIRATVISAILTSLYVLNFEYGWIGIEALDFLPEPPSKLGSKD
- a CDS encoding ribonuclease J, giving the protein MKKNFTPEKELLFLALGGSGEIGMNVNLYGCDGKWLMVDLGMTFSGTEYPGVDLVFADLEFIEERTKDLLGIVLTHAHEDHIGAVPYFAGELGVPLYATPFTADLVARKLEEAGLLGEVEINIIEEDHGHIEIGPFTVTYIPLAHSIAEGNALLIDTPYGRVFHTGDWKLDEEPIIGEPTTEEELRALGDEGVLALVCDSTNVFNPNPSGSEGAVHQGLMEEVARHEGKRVLVTTFASNVARLQTLGEVARETGRQICVAGRSLDRIIEVAQDNGYLENFPDPIDFDTAMRLPRGEVLILATGGQGEPRAALSRIAEENHPIELTRGDVVLFSSRQIPGNEIAIGKVQNQLAARGITMITDRQSMIHVSGHPGRPELEALYDWLRPEVLVPVHGEMRHMLEQARVGRAAGIEHNIVQSNGDIVRLAPGAPGVLAQVRAGRLVLDGDIIAPADGEAVTMRRRIAHEGVMLVVLARGERPLIEAIGLPLDEDMPDFLRETEEDILKAIGKLRGRDAKDPAAVHEAARLAARRAARRWSGKSPQVRVLMPGLVREEQR